From Anopheles funestus chromosome 3RL, idAnoFuneDA-416_04, whole genome shotgun sequence, a single genomic window includes:
- the LOC125770664 gene encoding putative serine protease F56F10.1, which yields MANKSLILTLLSVILLFGDGEVNGLRRFWRGKMFQLDGPSRTRDFVTYTATQAVPDLWFEQQLDHNDPTNDATWKQRYYVNDEFFNASDSNAPVFIMIGGEGEATARWMHEGAWIHYAKEHGALCFQLEHRYYGKSHPTEDLSTGNLAYLTSEQALADLAYFIVAMNEKYQLRPNQNRWIAFGGSYPGSLAAWLREKYPSLVHGAISSSGPLLAKIDFDEYYDTVTRSLARYSADCVDAVRSAFQQVETLLKHMIGQRTLNDKFKLCDPVEKSIANPLDIASLFEELASNFAGVVQYNKDNSPHSSVTIDEVCDVMVNQSIGAPVSRLAEVNWMLLKLSNMTCLDYVYDKSIQELRNTSWASSGATGARQWTYQTCNEFGFYQTSNNASLVFGDRFPVEFFVRQCADVYGARFGSQSLTRGVYRTNTIYGGLDPATTNVLYVHGNIDPWHRLGLTESNDIHMPTILIDGTAHCANMYEPKDSDPPELKQARLEIDTYITNLLAI from the exons ATGGCTAACAAATCCTTGATTTTAACTCTTCTGAGCGTAATCCTATTGTTTGGAGATGGCGAGGTTAATGGACTGCGTAGATTCTGGCGGGGAAAAATGTTCCAATTGGATGGCCCGAGTCGTACGAGGGATTTCGTGACGTATACTGCAACCCAGGCGGTTCCCGATCTGTGGTTCGAGCAACAACTAGATCATAATGATCCTACGAACGACGCAACATGGAAGCAGCGATACTATGTCAACGACGAGTTCTTCAACGCTTCAGATTCCAACGCACCTGTATTTATCATGATTGGCGGCGAGGGTGAGGCCACGGCTCGCTGGATGCATGAAGGAGCATGGATCCATTACGCAAAAGAGCACGGCGCTTTATGCTTCCAGCTCGAGCATCGATACTACGGCAAAAGTCATCCGACGGAAGATCTTTCTACGGGCAACCTCGCATATCTTACCTCGGAACAGGCGCTCGCTGATCTAGCATATTTCATCGTGGCTATGAATGAAAAGTATCAACTCAGGCCAAATCAAAACCGTTGGATTGCTTTTGGCGGTTCTTATCCAGGTTCGCTCGCCGCGTGGTTAAGAGAAAAGTATCCTTCGCTGGTGCATGGAGCTATCAGTTCTAGTGGACCGTTGTTGGCTAAGATTGATTTTGACGAGTATTACGACACCGTCACCCGTTCGCTCGCACGCTACTCAGCAGATTGTGTTGATGCGGTACGCAGTGCCTTTCAACAGGTGGAAACGCTCCTGAAACACATGATCGGTCAGCGAACGCTGAACGACAAATTCAAGCTGTGCGATCCGGTAGAGAAATCGATCGCAAATCCGCTGGACATTGCTAGCTTGTTCGAAGAATTGGCGAGTAACTTTGCCGGTGTGGTGCAGTACAACAAGGACAACAGTCCGCATAGTTCGGTGACGATCGATGAGGTGTGCGACGTCATGGTGAACCAGAGCATAGGAGCACCGGTCAGCCGGCTAGCGGAGGTCAATTGGATGCTGTTAAAGTTGTCTAATATGACGTGCCTGGACTATGTGTACGACAAATCTATACAGGAGTTAAGGAATACTTCATGGGCATCTAGTGGAGCCACCGGAG CACGACAATGGACCTACCAAACGTGCAACGAGTTCGGCTTCTATCAGACGTCCAACAATGCAAGCTTAGTGTTTGGCGATCGCTTTCCGGTAGAATTTTTTGTTCGCCAATGCGCCGATGTGTATGGTGCTCGGTTCGGGTCGCAATCACTTACACGGGGCGTCTACCGAACAAACACCATTTACGGCGGGCTTGATCCAGCTACCACTAATGTTCTGTACGTGCATGGTAATATCGACCCTTGGCATCGACTGGGACTGACGGAAAGCAACGACATCCACATGCCTACGATCCTGATCGATGGCACCGCTCACTGTGCGAACATGTACGAACCGAAGGATAGCGATCCTCCGGAACTGAAACAAGCGCGCTTGGAAATCGATACCTACATTACGAATCTGCTGGCAATTTGA
- the LOC125770725 gene encoding NEDD8-conjugating enzyme Ubc12 has translation MIKLFSLKQQKKDGEATPKAGGQKKTFTAAQLRITKDINELNLPKTCATEFPDPDDLLNFKLIICPDEGFYKGGRFVFNFKVGPNYPHEPPKVKCETQVYHPNIDLEGNVCLNILREDWKPVLTINSIVYGLQYLFLEPNPEDPLNREAAEVLQTNRRLFEHNVFKAMRGNYIGATYFQRCLK, from the exons ATGATTAAACTATTCTCCctcaaacaacaaaagaaagatgGTGAAGCAACACCGAAGGCCGGAggacagaaaaaaactttcactgCTGCACAGCTGCGAATCACTAAag ATATCAATGAACTAAACCTTCCGAAGACGTGTGCCACCGAGTTCCCGGACCCGGACGATTTGCTGAATTTCAAGCTCATCATCTGTCCGGATGAGGGCTTCTATAAGGGGGGTCGTTTCGTGTTCAACTTTAAG GTTGGACCGAACTACCCTCATGAACCTCCGAAGGTCAAGTGTGAAACCCAGGTCTACCACCCAAACATAGATCTTGAGGGTAATGTGTGCTTGAACATTCTACGTGAAGACTGGAAACCGGTACTGACGATCAACTCGATCGTGTATGGATTGCAGTACTTGTTCTTG GAACCGAATCCGGAGGATCCACTCAATCGGGAAGCTGCTGAAGTGTTGCAAACCAATCGACGCCTGTTCGAGCACAACGTTTTCAAAGCGATGCGCGGCAACTATATTGGCGCGACGTACTTCCAGCGCTGTCTCAAGTGA
- the LOC125770644 gene encoding cilia- and flagella-associated protein 52, translating to MSVEEPTEVANLEPSAIIGFDGHVVCGLRVHPDQRHLVFPLGNEISIYECATNKQSFLRGHTNTISTLDISTSGRMVASGQSNHMGFRAFVIVWDWETRKEISRHELHRVRVQSLCFSSNDQFLVSLGGKDCGSIIVWDIEQRTAICGTIATKETTGEATKVASLNKRFTTFVSGGDQNLRVWNIDRERKRLTVQDVAVGKLRREFTGMRISPNDDTLYVGTMSGDIVKINLNCNPNPSDPSQDKMPVLLGCFGKHNAKKPPGKDCEKYHYGVRDLLLLPDGKLIIGAGDGTIDMVQERNCNFKNYRGPTWPELKSLQFTKIDGVITSLQIRNGETLLIGTNGCEIYSLELANFSSSLRLLKTCHTNAVYDIAFPYNFSLVFATASHESIRIWSTSKMQELLRIVVPNFASSSIVFSRDGKSIISAWNDGVIRAFTPLTGKLIYAIPNAHNKGCSSVAVTSNGKIVVSGGIEGQVRVWKIDPYVQSLIGVLKEHYGPIESVHINSYDTEVVSASRDGSCVIWDLIRLTRKHVIFAHTQFIAAQYFPTGVQILTAGSDKLIGYWEAYDGSLVREVEGSKSGPINAIDMNMMGEYFVSAGTDQIVRLWNYQLGVEVAVGIGHASAITSARYSPNGKFLVTGSSDGGIFVWKVPEKFHIKIPDDILKPTNDEQLAAAKAVKPPTPIVVVNKPVKSSSSQAAGSRDASRKTTPLLPGARGVILPGGTRNSEDIRVHASGRSTRASQIAECPAIDPNAQPTIDPRVDTASLADGDQEQWETRSQHSTGSQNRLSEQSPFAQKEMTNSAGKGSK from the exons ATGTCTGTAGAAGAACCAACGGAAGTAGCTAATCTGGAGCCCTCCGCCATCATAGGATTCGACG GACATGTTGTTTGTGGACTACGGGTACACCCCGACCAGCGTCATTTAGTGTTTCCATTGGGTAATGAAATATCAATCTACGAGTGCGCCACAAACAAGCAATCCTTCCTGCGGGGCCATACGAATACTATCTCCACGCTGGACATTTCTACCAGTGGACGAATGGTTGCATCGGGTCAATCGAATCACATGGGATTTCGGGCGTTCGTGATCGTGTGGGACTGGGAAACACGGAAGGAAATCTCGCGACACGAGCTGCATCGCGTTCGCGTTCAATCGTTGTGTTTCTCATCAAACGACCAATTTCTTGTCAGTCTCGGTGGCAAAGATTGTGGGTCCATCATTGTGTGGGATATCGAACAACGAACGGCCATTTGTGGCACAATCGCCACCAAGGAAACGACCGGTGAAGCGACCAAGGTGGCTAGCTTGAATAAGCGATTCACAACGTTCGTATCCGGTGGCGATCAAAATTTACGCGTCTGGAACATTGATCGGGAACGTAAGCGTCTCACGGTGCAAGACGTGGCCGTGGGCAAGCTGCGAAGAGAATTCACCGGAATGCGTATCTCTCCGAATGACGATACACTGTACGttggcacgatgagtggcgaCATCGTGAAGATTAATCTCAACTGCAATCCAAACCCGAGTGATCCTTCGCAGGACAAAATGCCCGTACTGCTGGGGTGCTTTGGGAAACACAATGCCAAAAAACCGCCCGGGAAGGATTGTGAAAAATATCACTACGGTGTGCGcgatttgctgctgctgccagaTGGAAAGTTAATTATCGGGGCGGGAGATGGGACGATCGATATGGTACAGGAGCGTAATTGCAACTTTAAGAACTATCGAGGTCCCACGTGGCCGGAATTAAAATCG CTTCAATTCACCAAAATTGATGGTGTGATTACATCGCTTCAAATTCGCAATGGAGAAACTCTTCTAATTGGTACGAACGGTTGTGAGATTTACTCACTGGAACTAGCTAACTTTTCCTCAAGTCTACGGCTGCTCAAAACCTGCCACACGAATGCGGTGTATGATATAGCATTTCCTTA CAACTTCTCGCTAGTCTTTGCTACCGCTAGCCACGAATCGATCCGAATTTGGTCAACGTCCAAAATGCAGGAATTATTGCGTATTGTGGTGCCCAACTTTGCCTCATCTTCGATCGTGTTTAGCCGCGATGGAAAGAGCATTATTTCGGCCTGGAATGATGGAGTGATTCGTGCCTTTACACCACTTACCGGCAAGCTGATCTATGCCATTCCGAATGCGCACAATAAAGGATGCTCGTCGGTGGCCGTAACGAGCAACGGTAAGATTGTGGTCAGCGGTGGTATTGAAGGGCAGGTGCGCGTATGGAAGATCGATCCGTACGTGCAGAGTTTGATCGGTGTGCTAAAGGAGCATTACGGTCCGATCGAATCGGTACACATCAACAGCTACGACACGGAGGTGGTGTCTGCGTCGCGGGACGGATCGTGCGTAATTTGGGATTTGATACGACTCACACGGAAGCACGTGATCTTTGCGCACACACAATTTATTGCCGCGCAGTATTTTCCCACCGGCGTGCAAATACTCACGGCAGGTTCTGATAAGCTTATCGGTTACTGGGAAGCTTACGATGGCAGTTTGGTGCGAGAGGTGGAAGGATCGAAATCGGGACCGATCAATGCCATCGACATGAACATGATGGGCGAGTACTTTGTGTCGGCAGGCACCGATCAGATTGTGCGTCTGTGGAACTATCAACTCGGTGTGGAGGTTGCAGTTGGCATAGGGCATGCCAGTGCGATCACATCCGCACGCTACAGCCCAAACGGGAAGTTTCTGGTGACTGGTTCAAGCGATGGAGGAATCTTTGTTTGGAAAGTTCCGGAG AAgtttcacattaaaatacCCGACGATATTTTGAAGCCCACAAATGACGAACAGCTTGCCGCTGCCAAAGCGGTGAAGCCACCGACACCGATTGTCGTGGTGAATAAACCGGTCAAAAGTTCCTCCTCACAAGCAGCTGGTTCGCGCGATGCGTCTAGAAAAACGACTCCATTATTGCCCGGTGCGCGTGGGGTCATCCTTCCCGGGGGAACGCGCAACAGCGAGGACATCCGTGTGCATGCCTCTGGTAGGTCTACACGTGCGAGTCAAATTGCCGAATGTCCAGCGATCGACCCGAACGCACAACCGACGATCGATCCGCGCGTTGACACAGCTTCATTAGCGGATGGTGATCAGGAACAGTGGGAAACTCGCTCGCAGCATTCAACGGGCAGTCAGAATCGTCTTTCAGAACAATCGCCTTTTGCACAAAAGGAGATGACGAATTCAGCAGGGAAAGGTTCCAAATGA